A single window of Gossypium hirsutum isolate 1008001.06 chromosome A10, Gossypium_hirsutum_v2.1, whole genome shotgun sequence DNA harbors:
- the LOC107952160 gene encoding protein argonaute 10 isoform X2 yields the protein MPIRQMKDNSEQHLVIKNHLQNTMNPIQRTPKTAQNGKGPAAGHEPHNTKQSRNHTSPPTKNKGRRRGRGGRKSDQGDVCMRPSSRHCTVAQKPVNPGSADILAATSNGSIQNDHNLPGMEMGFPTSSKSLNFASRPGFGQVGTKCIVKANHFFAELPDKDLNQYDVTITPEVTSRTMNRAIMAELVKLYKESELGMRLPAYDGRKSLYTAGEFPFSWKEFSVKLVDEDDGINGPKREREYKVVVKFVARANMHHLGQFLAGKRADAPQEALQILDIVLRELSTKRYCPIGRSFFSPDIRAPQRLGDGLESWCGFYQSIRPTQMGLSLNIDMASAAFIEPLPVIEFVAQLVGKDLLSRPLSDSDRVKIKKALRGVKVEVTHRGNVRRKYRVSGLTSQPTRELVFPVDDNSTMKSIVEYFQEMYGFTIQHTHLPCLQVGNQRKANYLPMEACKIVEGQRYTKRLNERQITALLKVTCQRPRDREHDILQTVQHNAYDQDPYAKEFGVKISEKLASVELKYHETGKEKDCLPQVGQWNMMNKKMINGMTVSRWACINFSRSVQESVARGFCIELAQMCQVSGMEFNPEPVIPIYSARPELVEKALKHVYNASMNKTKGKELELLLAILPDNNGSLYGDLKRICETDLGLISQCCLTKHVFKISKQYLANVALKINVKTGGRNTVLLDAISCRIPLVSDIPTIIFGADVTHPENGEDSSPSIAAVVASQDWPEVTKYAGLVCAQAHRQELIQDLYKTWQDPARGTVSGGMIRDLLVSFRKATGQKPLRIIFYRDGVSEGQFYQVLLYELDAIRKACASLEPNYQPPVTFIVVQKRHHTRLFANSHRDRSSTDKSGNILPGTVVDSKICHPAEFDFYLCSHAGIQGTSRPAHYHVLWDENNFTADGIQSLTNNLCYTYARCTRSVSVVPPAYYAHLAAFRARFYMEPEMQENGSNSCSNGQNKGTRVVGESGVRPLPALKENVKRVMFYC from the exons ATGCCTATAAGGCAAATGAAAGATAACTCAGAGCAACACCTTGTGATAAAGAATCACTTGCAAAACACTATGAACCCGATTCAAAGAACGCCAAAGACTGCACAAAATGGAAAAGGTCCAGCAGCAGGTCATGAACCACACAACACAAAACAATCCCGTAACCACACCTCACCTCCAACGAAGaacaaaggaagaagaagaggaagaggtgGTAGAAAATCTGATCAAGGCGATGTTTGTATGAGACCGAGTTCGAGGCACTGCACGGTAGCACAGAAGCCAGTGAATCCTGGTTCTGCTGATATTTTGGCTGCTACTTCAAATGGGTCTATTCAGAATGATCATAATTTGCCTGGAATGGAAATGGGGTTTCCTACTTCAAGCAAGTCTTTGAATTTTGCATCTAGGCCTGGTTTTGGTCAAGTTGGAACCAAGTGTATTGTAAAGGCTAACCATTTCTTTGCTGAGTTACCAGACAAGGACTTAAACCAGTATGAT GTTACTATAACTCCTGAAGTGACATCCCGAACGATGAACAGAGCTATAATGGCAGAGCTTGTGAAATTGTACAAAGAATCAGAGCTAGGAATGAGATTACCTGCTTATGATGGCCGAAAGAGTCTGTACACAGCTGGTGAATTTCCATTTTCGTGGAAGGAGTTTAGTGTCAAGCTTGTAGATGAAGACGATGGCATCAATGGCCCCAA GAGAGAAAGAGAATATAAAGTGGTAGTTAAGTTTGTTGCACGAGCAAACATGCATCATTTAGGCCAATTTCTAGCTGGTAAGCGCGCTGATGCTCCACAAGAAGCACTGCAGATACTTGACATTGTGTTACGAGAGTTATCAACAAAGAG GTATTGTCCTATTGGGAGATCCTTCTTTTCACCTGATATTAGAGCACCGCAAAGGCTTGGTGACGGTTTGGAGTCATGGTGCGGTTTTTACCAGAGTATTAGGCCGACACAGATGGGCTTGTCTCTGAATATTG ATATGGCTTCGGCTGCCTTCATTGAGCCACTCCCTGTTATAGAGTTTGTTGCTCAGCTAGTAGGCAAGGATTTATTGTCAAGGCCATTGTCTGATTCTGATCGTGTGAAG ATTAAAAAGGCACTCAGAGGAGTGAAAGTCGAGGTAACCCATAGAGGGAATGTACGTAGAAAATACCGTGTTTCAGGATTGACTTCTCAGCCTACTAGAGAGTTAGT GTTTCCTGTTGATGATAATTCAACCATGAAGTCTATTGTTGAATACTTCCAAGAGATGTATGGCTTTACAATTCAGCATACACATCTACCTTGTCTTCAAGTAGGAAACCAAAGAAAGGCAAACTATTTACCTATGGAG GCTTGCAAAATTGTTGAGGGACAGCGATACACAAAAAGATTGAATGAAAGGCAAATTACTGCTCTCTTGAAAGTCACATGCCAAAGACCAAGGGATCgggagcatgacattttgcag ACGGTTCAACATAATGCTTACGACCAAGATCCTTACGCAAAGGAGTTTGGGGTCAAAATCAGTGAAAAGCTTGCTTCAGTCGAG CTGAAATATCATGAAACTGGAAAAGAAAAGGATTGTCTGCCTCAAGTTGGGCAGTGGAATATGATGAACAAG AAAATGATCAATGGGATGACTGTTAGCCGATGGGCATGTATTAACTTCTCACGAAGTGTGCAAGAGAGTGTTGCTCGTGGGTTTTGCATTGAACTTGCTCAAATGTGCCAAGTTTCTGGCATG GAGTTCAATCCAGAGCCTGTTATTCCAATCTACAGTGCCAGGCCTGAGCTAGTGGAAAAAGCCTTGAAGCATGTTTATAATGCATCCATGAATAAAACCAAGGGAAAAGAATTAGAGCTTCTATTAGCTATATTACCTGACAACAATGGATCACTTTATG GTGATCTGAAGCGAATTTGTGAAACTGATCTAGGCTTGATATCACAATGCTGTCTCACAAAACATGTCTTCAAGATCAGTAAACAGTACTTGGCTAATGTTGCCCTGAAGATCAATGTTAAG ACGGGTGGCAGAAACACTGTTCTTTTGGATGCTATTAGTTGCAGAATACCACTAGTTAGTGATATACCAACGATAATATTTGGTGCAGATGTGACTCACCCCGAAAATGGAGAAGACTCCAGCCCCTCAATAGCAGCT GTAGTAGCTTCACAAGACTGGCCTGAAGTGACAAAATATGCTGGACTAGTATGTGCTCAAGCTCATAGACAGGAACTTATACAGGACTTGTACAAAACATGGCAGGACCCTGCACGTGGCACAGTTAGTGGTGGCATGATCAG GGATCTTCTGGTATCCTTTAGGAAGGCAACAGGGCAGAAGCCACTGAGGATTATATTTTACAG GGATGGTGTCAGTGAAGGGCAATTTTATCAAGTTCTGCTTTATGAACTAGATGCAATCCGGAAG GCTTGTGCTTCTCTAGAACCGAACTATCAACCACCGGTGACTTTCATTGTTGTACAAAAACGACACCACACTCGCCTCTTTGCTAACAGTCACAGGGACCGAAGCAGCACAGATAAGAGTGGAAACATTTTACCAG GCACTGTTGTTGATTCGAAAATCTGTCATCCAGCGGAATTTGATTTTTACCTTTGCAGTCATGCTGGTATTCAG GGAACAAGCCGGCCAGCGCACTACCATGTTCTTTGGGATGAAAACAATTTTACAGCAGACGGTATACAGTCTCTAACAAACAACCTTTGTTACACATATGCAAGGTGTACGCGCTCAGTCTCAGTCG TTCCTCCTGCATATTATGCACATTTAGCTGCATTCCGTGCACGGTTCTACATGGAACCAGAGATGCAAGAGAATGGGTCGAACAGCTGCAGTAATGGTCAAAATAAAGGTACAAGGGTAGTGGGAGAATCGGGGGTGCGGCCA
- the LOC107952160 gene encoding protein argonaute 10 isoform X1, translated as MPIRQMKDNSEQHLVIKNHLQNTMNPIQRTPKTAQNGKGPAAGHEPHNTKQSRNHTSPPTKNKGRRRGRGGRKSDQGDVCMRPSSRHCTVAQKPVNPGSADILAATSNGSIQNDHNLPGMEMGFPTSSKSLNFASRPGFGQVGTKCIVKANHFFAELPDKDLNQYDVTITPEVTSRTMNRAIMAELVKLYKESELGMRLPAYDGRKSLYTAGEFPFSWKEFSVKLVDEDDGINGPKREREYKVVVKFVARANMHHLGQFLAGKRADAPQEALQILDIVLRELSTKRYCPIGRSFFSPDIRAPQRLGDGLESWCGFYQSIRPTQMGLSLNIDMASAAFIEPLPVIEFVAQLVGKDLLSRPLSDSDRVKIKKALRGVKVEVTHRGNVRRKYRVSGLTSQPTRELVFPVDDNSTMKSIVEYFQEMYGFTIQHTHLPCLQVGNQRKANYLPMEACKIVEGQRYTKRLNERQITALLKVTCQRPRDREHDILQTVQHNAYDQDPYAKEFGVKISEKLASVEARILPAPWLKYHETGKEKDCLPQVGQWNMMNKKMINGMTVSRWACINFSRSVQESVARGFCIELAQMCQVSGMEFNPEPVIPIYSARPELVEKALKHVYNASMNKTKGKELELLLAILPDNNGSLYGDLKRICETDLGLISQCCLTKHVFKISKQYLANVALKINVKTGGRNTVLLDAISCRIPLVSDIPTIIFGADVTHPENGEDSSPSIAAVVASQDWPEVTKYAGLVCAQAHRQELIQDLYKTWQDPARGTVSGGMIRDLLVSFRKATGQKPLRIIFYRDGVSEGQFYQVLLYELDAIRKACASLEPNYQPPVTFIVVQKRHHTRLFANSHRDRSSTDKSGNILPGTVVDSKICHPAEFDFYLCSHAGIQGTSRPAHYHVLWDENNFTADGIQSLTNNLCYTYARCTRSVSVVPPAYYAHLAAFRARFYMEPEMQENGSNSCSNGQNKGTRVVGESGVRPLPALKENVKRVMFYC; from the exons ATGCCTATAAGGCAAATGAAAGATAACTCAGAGCAACACCTTGTGATAAAGAATCACTTGCAAAACACTATGAACCCGATTCAAAGAACGCCAAAGACTGCACAAAATGGAAAAGGTCCAGCAGCAGGTCATGAACCACACAACACAAAACAATCCCGTAACCACACCTCACCTCCAACGAAGaacaaaggaagaagaagaggaagaggtgGTAGAAAATCTGATCAAGGCGATGTTTGTATGAGACCGAGTTCGAGGCACTGCACGGTAGCACAGAAGCCAGTGAATCCTGGTTCTGCTGATATTTTGGCTGCTACTTCAAATGGGTCTATTCAGAATGATCATAATTTGCCTGGAATGGAAATGGGGTTTCCTACTTCAAGCAAGTCTTTGAATTTTGCATCTAGGCCTGGTTTTGGTCAAGTTGGAACCAAGTGTATTGTAAAGGCTAACCATTTCTTTGCTGAGTTACCAGACAAGGACTTAAACCAGTATGAT GTTACTATAACTCCTGAAGTGACATCCCGAACGATGAACAGAGCTATAATGGCAGAGCTTGTGAAATTGTACAAAGAATCAGAGCTAGGAATGAGATTACCTGCTTATGATGGCCGAAAGAGTCTGTACACAGCTGGTGAATTTCCATTTTCGTGGAAGGAGTTTAGTGTCAAGCTTGTAGATGAAGACGATGGCATCAATGGCCCCAA GAGAGAAAGAGAATATAAAGTGGTAGTTAAGTTTGTTGCACGAGCAAACATGCATCATTTAGGCCAATTTCTAGCTGGTAAGCGCGCTGATGCTCCACAAGAAGCACTGCAGATACTTGACATTGTGTTACGAGAGTTATCAACAAAGAG GTATTGTCCTATTGGGAGATCCTTCTTTTCACCTGATATTAGAGCACCGCAAAGGCTTGGTGACGGTTTGGAGTCATGGTGCGGTTTTTACCAGAGTATTAGGCCGACACAGATGGGCTTGTCTCTGAATATTG ATATGGCTTCGGCTGCCTTCATTGAGCCACTCCCTGTTATAGAGTTTGTTGCTCAGCTAGTAGGCAAGGATTTATTGTCAAGGCCATTGTCTGATTCTGATCGTGTGAAG ATTAAAAAGGCACTCAGAGGAGTGAAAGTCGAGGTAACCCATAGAGGGAATGTACGTAGAAAATACCGTGTTTCAGGATTGACTTCTCAGCCTACTAGAGAGTTAGT GTTTCCTGTTGATGATAATTCAACCATGAAGTCTATTGTTGAATACTTCCAAGAGATGTATGGCTTTACAATTCAGCATACACATCTACCTTGTCTTCAAGTAGGAAACCAAAGAAAGGCAAACTATTTACCTATGGAG GCTTGCAAAATTGTTGAGGGACAGCGATACACAAAAAGATTGAATGAAAGGCAAATTACTGCTCTCTTGAAAGTCACATGCCAAAGACCAAGGGATCgggagcatgacattttgcag ACGGTTCAACATAATGCTTACGACCAAGATCCTTACGCAAAGGAGTTTGGGGTCAAAATCAGTGAAAAGCTTGCTTCAGTCGAGGCACGAATCCTTCCTGCCCCTTGG CTGAAATATCATGAAACTGGAAAAGAAAAGGATTGTCTGCCTCAAGTTGGGCAGTGGAATATGATGAACAAG AAAATGATCAATGGGATGACTGTTAGCCGATGGGCATGTATTAACTTCTCACGAAGTGTGCAAGAGAGTGTTGCTCGTGGGTTTTGCATTGAACTTGCTCAAATGTGCCAAGTTTCTGGCATG GAGTTCAATCCAGAGCCTGTTATTCCAATCTACAGTGCCAGGCCTGAGCTAGTGGAAAAAGCCTTGAAGCATGTTTATAATGCATCCATGAATAAAACCAAGGGAAAAGAATTAGAGCTTCTATTAGCTATATTACCTGACAACAATGGATCACTTTATG GTGATCTGAAGCGAATTTGTGAAACTGATCTAGGCTTGATATCACAATGCTGTCTCACAAAACATGTCTTCAAGATCAGTAAACAGTACTTGGCTAATGTTGCCCTGAAGATCAATGTTAAG ACGGGTGGCAGAAACACTGTTCTTTTGGATGCTATTAGTTGCAGAATACCACTAGTTAGTGATATACCAACGATAATATTTGGTGCAGATGTGACTCACCCCGAAAATGGAGAAGACTCCAGCCCCTCAATAGCAGCT GTAGTAGCTTCACAAGACTGGCCTGAAGTGACAAAATATGCTGGACTAGTATGTGCTCAAGCTCATAGACAGGAACTTATACAGGACTTGTACAAAACATGGCAGGACCCTGCACGTGGCACAGTTAGTGGTGGCATGATCAG GGATCTTCTGGTATCCTTTAGGAAGGCAACAGGGCAGAAGCCACTGAGGATTATATTTTACAG GGATGGTGTCAGTGAAGGGCAATTTTATCAAGTTCTGCTTTATGAACTAGATGCAATCCGGAAG GCTTGTGCTTCTCTAGAACCGAACTATCAACCACCGGTGACTTTCATTGTTGTACAAAAACGACACCACACTCGCCTCTTTGCTAACAGTCACAGGGACCGAAGCAGCACAGATAAGAGTGGAAACATTTTACCAG GCACTGTTGTTGATTCGAAAATCTGTCATCCAGCGGAATTTGATTTTTACCTTTGCAGTCATGCTGGTATTCAG GGAACAAGCCGGCCAGCGCACTACCATGTTCTTTGGGATGAAAACAATTTTACAGCAGACGGTATACAGTCTCTAACAAACAACCTTTGTTACACATATGCAAGGTGTACGCGCTCAGTCTCAGTCG TTCCTCCTGCATATTATGCACATTTAGCTGCATTCCGTGCACGGTTCTACATGGAACCAGAGATGCAAGAGAATGGGTCGAACAGCTGCAGTAATGGTCAAAATAAAGGTACAAGGGTAGTGGGAGAATCGGGGGTGCGGCCA